Proteins found in one Thermus oshimai DSM 12092 genomic segment:
- a CDS encoding tetratricopeptide repeat protein has product MVRMVLLPSLGPFHILHPRYNAATVLAILEAQAPSALYLASHSPEGLEGGAWREEDPLLFHLLPWAEERGIPVVALDGEAHLKGEAEAFRQALAQHPLGARHLERMGAFDEALLALLRRPLTPEVLADRAFWEEVQGVYRGFAEAFGEGPATGFRARRMARVAEALKGKEGAVVADFLDYPFLLKALPGATFPPHTPTEKERVRALLDRAWQLKEEDDWAALLQGLLEVGTPEALFLSAQIYLAAGQWEDALALMEEVFRMDFQHPGYLPGYVLARFGQLLDLSGQRERALRAYRGVLALSFAPEEARAIALAGLRTPFRL; this is encoded by the coding sequence GGCCCTTCCACATCCTGCACCCACGCTACAACGCGGCCACGGTCCTGGCCATCCTCGAGGCCCAGGCCCCTTCCGCCCTCTACCTGGCCTCCCACAGCCCCGAGGGCCTCGAGGGGGGGGCCTGGCGGGAGGAGGACCCCCTCCTCTTCCACCTCCTCCCCTGGGCGGAGGAGCGGGGGATCCCCGTGGTGGCCCTGGACGGGGAGGCCCACCTCAAGGGGGAGGCGGAGGCCTTCCGCCAGGCCCTGGCCCAGCACCCCTTGGGGGCGCGCCACCTGGAGCGCATGGGGGCCTTTGATGAGGCCCTGCTCGCCCTCCTCCGGCGGCCCCTCACCCCCGAGGTCCTGGCGGACCGGGCCTTTTGGGAGGAAGTCCAAGGGGTATACCGGGGCTTCGCCGAGGCCTTCGGCGAAGGCCCGGCCACGGGCTTCCGCGCCCGCCGGATGGCCCGGGTGGCGGAGGCCTTAAAGGGGAAGGAAGGGGCGGTGGTGGCGGACTTCCTGGACTACCCCTTCCTTCTGAAAGCCCTCCCCGGGGCCACCTTCCCCCCCCACACCCCCACGGAGAAAGAGCGGGTGCGGGCCCTTTTGGACCGGGCCTGGCAGCTTAAGGAGGAGGACGACTGGGCGGCCCTCCTCCAGGGCCTCCTGGAGGTGGGCACCCCGGAGGCCCTTTTCCTCTCGGCCCAGATCTACCTGGCCGCGGGGCAGTGGGAGGACGCCTTGGCCCTTATGGAAGAGGTCTTCCGCATGGACTTCCAGCACCCGGGCTACCTTCCGGGCTACGTCCTGGCCCGCTTCGGGCAACTCCTGGACCTTTCGGGGCAACGGGAGCGGGCCCTCAGGGCCTACCGGGGGGTCCTGGCCCTCTCCTTCGCCCCGGAGGAGGCCCGGGCCATCGCCCTGGCGGGGCTCAGGACCCCCTTCCGCCTCTAA